A window from Penicillium oxalicum strain HP7-1 chromosome VIII, whole genome shotgun sequence encodes these proteins:
- a CDS encoding putative pectate lyase A, translating into MAPTKWFTAALASCLAGAVLAAPTATTDTLIVKRANINDAATGFASQNGGTTGGAGGTTTTVSSYAAFTQAVQGDAKKVVIVSGTITQTADQARVGSNTSIIGKDANAKLVNFGVLIKGASNVIIRNLGISKVLAANGDAIGIQKSKNVWVDHCDVSSDMNHDKDYYDGLIDITHASDYVTVSNTYIHDHWKASLIGHSDNNGAEDKGHLHVTQNNNYWKNIHSRTPSIRFGTGHIYNSYFEVDDGINTRDGAQVLVESNVFVGSNKPLYSTDAGYAVAKDNDFGSGANKASAGTLTSVPYSYSLLGSKNVKSAVVGSAGQTLKF; encoded by the exons ATGGCTCCTACTAAGTGGTTCACCGCGGCGCTGGCAAGCTGCCTCGCCGGAGCAGTCTTGGCTGCGCCAACTGCGACCACCGATACCCTGATCGTCAAGCGTGCCAACATCAACGAT GCGGCAACAGGTTTCGCAAGCCAGAATGGCGGCACCACCGGCGGCGCCGGCgggaccaccaccaccgtctcATCCTACGCAGCTTTTACGCAGGCAGTCCAGGGCGATGCAAAGAAGGTGGTCATTGTGTCAGGAACCATCACCCAGACTGCGGATCAAGCCCGAGTTGGCAGCAATACCAGCATCATCGGCAAGGATGCCAATGCCAAGCTGGTGAACTTTGGCGT tCTTATCAAGGGCGCCTCGAATGTCATCATTCGTAACCTGGGCATCTCCAAAGTTCTGGCTGCCAACGGAGATGCCATTGGCATTC AGAAGTCCAAGAATGTCTGGGTGGATCACTGCGATGTCTCTTCCGATATGAACCACGACAAGGACTACTACGATGGTCTCATTGAC ATCACCCACGCTTCGGACTACGTCACCGTGTCCAACACTTATATCCACGACCACTGGAAGGCTTCTCTGATCGGCCACTCCGACAACAACGGCGCCGAGGATAAGGGTCATCTCCATGTCACCCAGAACAACAATTACTGGAAGAACATCCACTCGCGCACTCCCTCGATCCGCTTCGGCACAGGCCACATCTACAACAGCTACTTTGAGGTTGACGACGGTATCAACACCCGCGATGGCGCCCAGGTCCTGGTGGAATCGAACGTGTTTGTCGGTTCCAACAAACCCCTCTATTCGACCGATGCCGGCTACGCCGTCGCCAAGGACAACGACTTTGGTTCCGGTGCCAACAAGGCCTCCGCTGGTACACTCACTTCTGTCCCGTATTCGTACTCGCTGCTGGGTTCCAAGAATGTCAAGAGCGCTGTTGTCGGTAGCGCGGGTCAGACTCTGAAGTTTTGA
- a CDS encoding Purine nucleoside permease: protein MPSLQKFVTSLLLAGSALGAQVAANQYVHHGERITPKVFIVSMFEPEAKAWWNIPEFNLLAHNITIPGLSPLYPDVHCTEDYEICQLITGESEINAAATVNTVAFSPLFDLKKTYFFIAGIAGVSPKRATLGSATFARYAVQVALQYQIDIRELPSNYSTSYIPYGRDYPGEYPTSIYGTEVFEVNAALRTIAADFARQATFADSAIAQAYRAHYGNGTGEYQAATLAPGVVECDTATSDVYYSGNLLGSTFENTTKLLTNGTGDYCSSAQEDNATLEVLLRSASHKLTDFARIIVMRTGSDFERPYPGASAAYNLLLADQGGFEPALENIYRAGIKVVQGILDGWNTTFAKGVKPTNYIGDIFGTLGGEPDFGPGTTQALMDSGAYRKRSLEGRLRRRG, encoded by the exons ATGCCGTCCTTGCAAAAATTTGTGACTTCTTTACTGCTCGCCGGGAGTGCGCTGGGCGCGCAGGTCGCTGCCAACCAGTATGTCCACCATGGCGAAAGGATTACCCCGAAAGTTTTCATCGTGTCAATG TTCGAGCCCGAAGCCAAAGCATGGTGGAACATTCCCGAGTTCAACTTGTTGGCCCACAATATCACCATTCCCGGCCTTTCCCCACTCTACCCGGACGTTCACTGCACCGAAGATTATGAGATCTGCCAGTTGATCACGGGGGAATCAGAGATCAATGCCGCAGCCACCGTGAATACCGTGGcattttcccccctcttcgATTTGAAGAAGACATATTTCTTCATTGCTGGCATCGCCGGTGTCAGTCCCAAGCGTGCCACCCTTGGATCGGCCACTTTCGCCCGGTATGCAGTTCAAGTCGCGCTGCAGTACCAGATCGATATTCGTGAACTGCCCAGCAACTACTCCACCAGTTACATCCCCTACGGTAGAGACTATCCGGGTGAATACCCAACCAGCATCTACGGCACCGAGGTGTTTGAGGTCAACGCCGCTCTGCGTACCATCGCGGCGGACTTTGCCCGTCAAGCCACTTTTGCCGACTCGGCCATTGCGCAGGCCTACCGTGCCCACTATGGCAATGGCACCGGAGAATACCAGGCTGCCACCTTGGCTCCCGGCGTCGTCGAATGTGACACCGCCACGTCCGACGTCTACTACAGCGGAAATCTTCTGGGATCCACGTTTGAGAACACCACCAAGCTGCTCACCAATGGCACCGGGGACTACTGCTCCTCTGCACAGGAGGACAATGCTACTCTCGAGGTTCTGCTCCGATCCGCTTCTCACAAGCTGACCGACTTTGCTCGGATCATCGTCATGCGCACAGGATCGGACTTTGAGCGTCCCTACCCCGGTGCCTCGGCTGCGTACAATCTCCTCCTGGCGGACCAGGGTGGTTTCGAGCCTGCCTTGGAGAATATCTACCGGGCCGGCATCAAGGTGGTGCAAGGAATTCTGGATGGCTGGAATACCACGTTTGCCAAAGGAGTGAAGCCCACCAACTACATTGGTGACATCTTTGGTACGTTGGGTGGTGAGCCCGACTTTGGACCCGGGACGACACAGGCTCTCATGGACAGTGGAGCGTACAGGAAGAGAAGCTTGGAGGGTCGTCTCCGACGCCGGGGTTGA
- a CDS encoding putative transporter, whose protein sequence is MNRNDNDQLPVDGTSSKSGARGSVEDPDKLHEYPSAPGVAEEVTRVVDHKAERRLCRRFDLRLLPILAIMYLFNALDKGNLGNAKTDHMTEDLHFKPNQYNLLLSIFFVPYVIFAPPIAMIGKKFSPARVLPILMFSFGSLTLLSAAVQNFSGLFALRWFLGMSEAAFFPLVIYYLTTFYRRGELARRLAIFYAASNIANAFSGLIAFGVFQIEGSRLPTWRYLFIIEGSVTVIFSVFAFFYLPKSAAEAHFLSEEEKALAFHRIQVDSSAVVNEKFRFREAVAIFKHPTTYVFLCIDMCLGVPLQGVSLFMPQIIARLGYPTVKTNLYTVAPNVTGAVMLLILAFCSDFTRLRSPFIVLGFLLTFTGFIVYASINDVQKNIRVAYFATFMMTWGTSAPSVLLSTWYNNNIAHEGRRVLLTSIGVPLANLMGLVSSNVFLEKDAPKYMRALITVSAFGAAGACLSGLLGLYMWFDNKRRDRRDGITLSARDIPTERMRDGPSSAEFRWFL, encoded by the exons ATGAATCGAAACGACAATGACCAGCTTCCAGTGGATGGCACTTCTTCCAAATCGGGAGCTCGGGGCTCTGTAGAAGATCCTGATAAGCTTCATGAATATCCCTCAGCTCCCGGGGTAGCAGAAGAGGTCACCCGTGTGGTAGATCATAAGGCTGAGAGGCGTCTATGTCGACGATTCGATTTGCGTCTGCTGCCAATCCTCGCAATCATGT ATCTGTTCAATGCTCTCGACAAGGGTAATTTAGGAAATGCCAAAACCGACCATATGACCGAAG ATTTACATTTCAAACCGAATCAGTATAATCTGCTGCTGTCCATATTCTTTGTGCCCTACGTGATATTTGCACCACCAATTGCCATGATAGGCAAGAAATTCAGTCCTGCTCGAGTCTTGCCGATTTTGATGTTCAGCTTTGGCTCTCTCACTCTCCTGTCGGCGGCCGTGCAGAACTTCAGCGGCCTCTTTGCCTTGCGCTGGTTTTTGGGCATGTCAGAAGCAGCTTTCTTCCCGTTGGTCATTTACTACCTGACGACCTTTTATCGCCGAGGCGAGCTCGCTCGGCGATTGGCAATCTTCTACGCAGCCTCCAATATCGCAAATGCCTTTTCCGGCTTGATTGCGTTTGGTGTGTTTCAAATCGAAGGGTCTCGGTTGCCCACCTGGCGCTATCTTTTTATCATTGAGGGTAGCGTGACGGTCATCTTCTCTGTGTTTGCGTTCTTTTATCTGCCCAAGAGCGCTGCCGAAGCTCATTTCCTgtcggaagaggagaaggctcTGGCATTTCATCGGATTCAAGTCGATTCCAGTGCGGTGGTGAACGAGAAGTTTCGATTCCGCGAGGCCGTCGCCATTTTCAAGCATCCCACCACCTACGTCTTCCTATGTATCGATATGTGCTTGGGTGTGCCTCTCCAGGGCGTCTCCCTCTTCATGCCGCAGATCATCGCTCGACTAGGCTATCCGACCGTCAAGACCAATTTGTACACCGTCGCGCCTAATGTGACGGGCGCTGTAATGTTGCTCATTCTCGCCTTTTGTTCCGACTTCACTCGACTACGATCCCCCTTTATCGTGCTGGGGTTCCTGTTGACCTTCACCGGGTTTATCGTGTACGCCTCTATCAACGACGTTCAGAAGAACATACGGGTCGCGTATTTTGCGACCTTCATGATGACGTGGGGGACGTCCGCACCCTCGGTCCTACTGAGTACCTGGTACAACAACAATATCGCCCATGAGGGTCGTCGAGTTCTGTTGACCAGCATCGGTGTACCCTTGGCGAACCTGATGGGGCTGGTTAGCAGTAATGTCTTTTTGGAGAAAGATGCCCCCAAGTATATGCGGGCACTGATCACTGTCTCCGCCTTTGGTGCGGCGGGTGCCTGTCTTTCCGGACTGTTGGGGCTGTACATGTGGTTCGATAATAAAAGGCGCGATCGCCGGGACGGGATCACGTTGAGTGCGAGGGATATTCCAACGGAGCGAATGCGCGACGGGCCCTCATCGGCTGAATTCCGCTGGTTTTTGTGA